A window of the Branchiostoma floridae strain S238N-H82 chromosome 12, Bfl_VNyyK, whole genome shotgun sequence genome harbors these coding sequences:
- the LOC118428279 gene encoding uncharacterized protein LOC118428279 produces MLFLQAWNAILSVCCNIFHWLLSLWPLGQRIPPGKASSPGVHVAIRLARHRDYNAVMRISEALLYGTDYLRAKFHSFIDAPDVTVFLAEVGHKVVAVKASKIVDSGTVSITKASRVAPEWREQGIDRKMTLYLDQWIRKNRPRVKYKRSVTYANGRRAETLRKRMRHVFSVPFIVNHCGPSLWWRQDPAQLAQLDTTGLPDVVPLQTADDDFCTALQKWLPSEACAGYHGKPIILIERDPYILCPANSNRLQARAHNALYTLKHEGEWSLSVVDTYPAQCGRMLSLDIYAKDFLTLQKHLLKHLHDLSIRFRHEHICTRVFVGLSELKDQVQNFCEEVLQMDASHLPFSEMGVFECEL; encoded by the exons atgctgtttttgcaAGCTTGGAACGCAATTCTAAGTGTTTGTTGCAACATTTTTCACTGGCTTCTGTCATTATGGCCACTAGGACAACGCATCCCACCGG GGAAGGCTTCTTCTCCCGGTGTACATGTCGCGATCCGTTTGGCGCGTCACCGCGACTACAACGCCGTCATGCGGATCTCGGAGGCACTGCTCTACGGTACAGACTACCTACGCGCCAAATTCCACTCCTTCATAGACGCCCCTGACGTCACAGTGTTCCTCGCGGAGGTTGGACACAAAGTG GTGGCCGTCAAGGCATCTAAGATCGTAGACAGTGGAACTGTTTCTATCACTAAAGCCTCTAGGGTCGCTCCTGAATGGAGGGAACAGGGTATTGATAGAAAAATGACCCTCTATCTAGACCAGTGGATCCGCAAGAATCGTCCCAGGGTTAAATACAAGCGATCCGTAACGTACGCCAATGGTCGCAGGGCGGAAACTTTACGGAAAAGGATGCGACACGTTTTTAGTGTG CCCTTTATTGTGAACCATTGTGGACCCAGTCTATGGTGGCGACAGGACCCGGCCCAGCTAGCTCAACTGGACACGACCGGCTTACCGGACGTCGTGCCTCTACAGACCGCAGACGACGACTTCTGCACGGCTTTACAGAAATGGCTTCCCTCGGAAGCTTGTGCTGGTTACCACGGCAAACCTATCATCTTAATTGAAAGGGACCCATACATCCTATGCCCTGCTAATTCAAATCGCCTGCAAGCACGTGCACATAATGCATTATACACACTAAAGCACGAAGGAGAATGGAGCCTGAGTGTTGTAGACACGTATCCCGCCCAATGCGGGAGAATGCTAAGCCTCGACATATACGCTAAAGATTTCCTTACCTTACAAAAACACTTGTTAAAGCACCTTCACGACCTGAGCATTAGGTTCAGACATGAGCATATATGTACCAGGGTTTTTGTAGGCCTGTCAGAGTTGAAGGACCAGGTCCAAAATTTTTGTGAGGAGGTTTTACAGATGGACGCGTCGCACTTGCCGTTTTCGGAAATGGGCGTTTTTGAATGTGAGTTGTGA